TACATTTTaaagggggaaacaacatgtatagaaatacaaaatacatgcacAGTAGATGAAAGGTTATACAAGAGGAAGGCTAAGCAGCAGCGGGAGGTAAGGGGAGAGAACCAGTAAATCCCTTCTTAAAGTGTGGTTTGTAATGTCACGAAGAAAGCTAGAgatcagctagcatttattttattttattttatatttttccatggttacatggttcacgttctttccctcctctcttccccccctgCTCCCGAAGTTGACAAACGGGCTAGCAATTATTAACCAACAAATATGTTTTACACAATGTGCTAATGCAGAGGAAATAAAGCCAAAATTCTCTGTTCTCAAACTTAAAATCTAATAAAGGAGTCAACATGCAAACTacatacatacaagatatatacaggttaaattagaaatcattttaGAGGGAAGGCAGTGAAAAGGCTTCTTTCAAAAAGCAGGCTTTTTCTTTTAACCAGagactaaattatttatttggacTCTAAATTTTAGAGAATGTTCATGCTTCAGACCTTCAGCtgttcaagcagtttttgtttctccttttgcAGTGCTTGAACCTGAGTTCTACACCACTCGATTCGGCCCTGAAGCTCAGCAATCTCCCCAGCTATCAGCAGGGCTCCGCGGAAACTTCCCTGGGCTTGCCGTAGACTCTGGGGCACCAAGATCCCAAACCAAGTCAACGGATCCCGATCAAGAGATGCCAAGGGGGCAGGTGTTGGTGAGGTGGATTGCAAAGGAGACCCGTGGGGCTGGGGATGGGGCTGAGGCCGACGCCGAAGCACTGGAGTTAAAGGAGCCTCCGACTTGGGCTCTTCATTATCAGTCACATCTTGGACTTCCTTGGGGTCAGTGAACACAACCTGGAACTCAGGCCGACCAGACTCGAGCTCACTGATGCAGACCCGGAAGAGGGGAACCATAGAGGAAGCATACTGAAGGGAGCTCACGGCCTTGGCGCCCATGGCGTAACGAGTCTTGGACAGGGAAAACCAGCCCTCCTCCACTCGGGCGTTCAAGGCCTCACGCTTTCCTTCCAGCTCCTCGAGCTCCACGAATAGCCGCAGGAGGTGGAGATCAAGTTGAGTACTCAAGGATTGCAAGGACCAATTTTCCTGGATTTCAACCTCTGGGAAGCCCCGCCTCGGAGAAGCAGCCATGGCCTGAGAAGTTGCCAAACATTCCCTTACCCGCCCCGCCCCCTCCTCTGCAGCCAGCCAATCAGACTGCTCTCGTCAGCCACCGCGGGATGACTTTCAGAGCTCCATCTTGTATAAGGGCGTAGCCGGCAGCCACCGGCGGAAAGGGCGGGAACTGACATCTTAGGGCGGGGCtaaggagcttttttttttttcctttgtaaaaattttgaattatattaAAACTGTTTTGgtgatgatttaattttttttaatctttaaatgttatttttaaattttctaggaCCTTAGAAAATTTGCTGAGGAACATAGACCAGTTAAAGTTAAAGTATCATGTTTGGCCCGAGGATAGTCTGTAAAGTTGGGTCCAAGAACCATGATTGCGTCATTATCCACAATACTCATGCCCATGATTGGAACATGAttaaggaaaccagggaaactaGGAGGTGAAGATGAGTCGGGGAGAGACTTTCAAGCATGGGGAACAACCAGTGAAAAATCAGTTGAAGATAGAATGTCTTCTTAGAACTGTGCAGAAACCAATGTCACTGGTTGGTGAAGTATATAGTAGTTTGTAAGGGGTAAGACTAAAAGGTAGGAAGGGCCCAGGTTATAGAGGGCTTTATAAAACaaagagattttatatttgatcttggatgTAATAGGGAGTTTCTGGAGTTCATTGAAGCGGCTGGGAGGAATGTGACATCAGTCTTTACCCTTTTAGGAAGGCAAATTTGACAATTTGTGGAGGATAAGGGAGACAAAAGATAGGAAGACCAGCCAACAGGGTGCCACAGTCCTTTTGTAACTGAGATGTCATAAATCCACAAGCCACAGGAATGTCTGAATACATTCCAGGACAATGGAAGTATGTGTAAACTTTTGGAAAGGATATCTTAATGTTGGGTACCTAATGGAATTACATGCAGAAGATATACAGCTCTGAGGATATTAAACAATGACTATAAACTAAGTTGCCTAATTTAATTAGCCTTTACCAATAGTATAAAGCAAGAACAGAAGAAGATTCAGGACTTGAGCTTGGGGACCCCCAGAGTTAGCAGGCCTCTGACCTTGATAAAGATATaacaaaggaagctgaaaaggagcAGATATGAGATCTAGGAGAAAAAAGCACCAGAAAAACCCAGAGAGAGGAAAGTAGCTAGGGAAACCAAGAGGCAGATtagggaaagcattctaggcatgtaGAGTGCCAACCAATGCAAAAGGCAGAAGTACCCTGTTTGAAGATGAAGTAGGCCACAGTCACTGGATTATGGAGTGTGGGGAGTGGGAGGAAGTGCAAGAAGTCTGAGAAGGTGGGAAGAGAAGGCCAAGAAGAGCCTTAAATGCCAAAAGTAGAATTTGATTCTGAAAGTAAAAGGGAACATTGGAGTTTGCTCAGGCTAGGGAGGCCATGGTCAGACCTCGGTTTTTAGAAATATTGCTTTGTCAATCTCAGTGAAATGCGGATTGGAATGGTAAGAGACTTATGACATATAAACCAGTTAGAAGGCTTTTGGAATAGTCTAGATGAGAGGAAAAAGGAATCTGAAGTAGGGTAATGGTTGAGGAAGTGGAACTTGGGAAAATTTATAGAAGAGATATGATCAAAGTAGTAAGGATAAAATttgtgagtttaaatcctgcctatctcccatttcctgtgtgaccctggctaagtcacatGACCTCTCAGCCATAgttcctccataaaatgagacTGGGCTGGTCATCTTCTGGGAAAGGTAAAAAGTCCAAagcccattacaaatatgtacaGTCCTGCAAAACAAAATTCCTGCATTGATCacgttcaaaaaaaaaaaaaaaaaaaaaaaggaaggaaggaaaggaagaaaaagaaagatactaCAATCTGTTCTCTGAGTTCATCACCTCTTTATTAGGAAATGGACattatgtttcatcatgagtccacTGGATTTGTGGTTGTTCATTTTGTTGTTGGGAGTTCCTAAGTCTTTGAAAGCTAATTACCTTGTAATATTGTAGCTATTGTaatagggcaggtaggtggtggcATAGTTGATAGAGCACAGGGACTAGAAtcaaaaggacctgagttcaaatgtgatctcaggcacttactagttatgaAACCCCgtgaaaccctgggcaaatcacttaaccctgtttgcctcagttttctcttctataaaattagctggagaaggatagcaaaccactccagtttctttaccaagaaaagaccaaatggggtcacaaagacaaaataacaatattctgctcactttattttgcattagttcatgcaaGTCTCCCCAAGTTTTTTCTAGGTTTCTCCATCATACTTAAATTAGCTCTACTCAATCCATTTTCCgcatcagttgtttttttctgtggcATGCTGTAtttaatattatcttttatttttttcagatctttgactttcttttattatttctcgatgtcttatgaaatcattagcttccacttggccacttctaattttcaaggagttaTATATTTCTGTAAGACTTTGTATCACTTTTTCCAACCTTCCAAtctattcattctcttttcatgTCTTTCTTCCTTAACtcacttattttccaattttcaacTCTACAGttcttatttgactttttagAACTTTTTAATTCTTGTTTAACACTTCTCAGAATTCTTGTTGCACTTATGTCCAAGCTGCATTCTTTGATGCTTTGCTTATAGACATTTTCAAGTCACTCTCTTCTGTGTTTTTGTCTTGAGCTTTCCTGTTGTCATAAGTCTTTATGGTggaatgcttaaaaaaaaaaaaaggggggggggcagctgggtggctctgtggattgagagccagacctagaacaggaggtcctaggttcaaatctggccttagacacttcctagctatatgactctgggcaagtcacttaactcctattgcctaacccttaccactctacagaaagtaagggtttaaaaaaaaaacaacaaaaaaaaacccaccttgctttttttttttagtaataccTGCAAGATAGgaacaagggctaagcaaatggggttaagtgatttgcttgagtcacacagctaagaagtgtctgaggtcagatttaaacctatgtCCTTGAAATTCCAGGCTTAGCATGACATCCACTTTGCTAACCAGCTACCCATGACaggattctttttctatttgttcatTCCTCCAGCCTACTTCTTGGTATTGGATTTTATGTTAGTTTTGAGCTCAGAACACAGAAGTTTTTAATTGAAAACACAGTGGTCAAAAGAACATAAAAGATAAACATGCATCAACCATCATAAGGGACTAAACAAAGATAAAATGCTTACATAATAGCataagaaaataatgtatatgtTCCCTCAGAGCCTTATCATCAGGGGTCAGAGAGGGAATCTAATTAGAAGGCAAAGGAGTAATGTTGTAATATCTTGCTaccttaaaagaagaaagggaagaagaataaattagaggaggaaagggagggaaaaaattaggaaaatatctCACATAACTAGGGTGCCCAAGTTGAAGCCTATACAAACAAGGAGGAAGGGTAAGGAATAGCTAACACTAAACTTCACAAAAGTTTTTTTgtgaagagaaaaaatacaaagagTAGAATACAGTAATAGATTTCACTCAGTTGGGaaataggaacagagaagaaggaagaagaaaaaaagggaagactgATTAAGAAAGCGATTAGTCTTAAAAGGAATTCTAAAATAGAATGTATGCAAACAttttagctctttttgtgatggcaaagaattagaaactgttGAGGGTGCTTGTCAATAGGGAATTTAGTAAGAGGACTGAATTGGAGGGATGAAGGCATAGAAGAAACAATGAACTCTGCTTCATATGTTGTGTTTGAGATGCCTGTAAGATAGTCAAGGAGCTATCCAgcaggcagttggtgatgtgggACTGAAATGCAGGAGAGAAAGATCAAGACTAGATAGGTAGATCTGGAAAATATCTGCATAgaggtgttataaaaataaaagggggtATCTTTATACTACTATACTAGTTATTATAGTAgtatattaatcagggaagctgtgctttTGATTCCCTTGaaggctggtgcagggacacccaagtcctgtcactcagctggatgttataatactGCCCCTTCTTGATagcagtgcccaggcaggatccctaaaggtcagtggatgggtaactctttcaggtcccacctgaggttggattaattattagtattgggctctattagccttggataatgctcatctgactgcattgctccctcccaagagttgtgatgtaataactactcaaggaaagtacttaataatctttatctatgatgttaataagggaaaggaataaacaggaccggattggggataggagaccctatCACTAAGGCTAtgacactaatccctcaggactgtaggttgtttcagtaatgctggagctcttgttcttcacctcctctggctcagcttggccacagccaaaccagagtaagcaatctgcttggttgatacagatattgatgatccctctcagcttctttctGCCAGTTGTTATGCCAGTTCTACAGTTGTCaagaaatacctcccttaccaccctctgcttcttctACCCAATTCCCGGCCCCGccccgcctccccccccccccaggcctgggatacctaaatatctagtgatggttcagatgcctaaatatctagggggaattcagagagaaccagaggATCCACAGTCAGACCCACAGATCAATCTTCCATGATCAAGTCAATGTTCAAGGTCAAAAATTTCAGGCCACAGCTTCcaaaaaccaaaagccaaaagccaaaagctcCCCTGTCAGAAGGCTATCAGGGTATATATACCCTCTTGctaactgcctttcctcttgtcctcactgtatctgggaacattctgatgtctccaactgtcttcacctatCAATCAAGGTGAGgctctcaactcccagagtttgaatatgacagagGTAATAATCTTTGAAGGTGATTAGATTACTGAAAGAGGAttatggaaggaaaagaagagaatcaagaaCAGATTTCTGAGATACACTCACACATAGGTAGTGGGTCATGGCTGAAGCAACTAAATGAGTCTGAGAAGGAATTATCAGCAAAGTAGGAGGAAAATTGGAAGATTAAAGTCACAAAAATTCTAGAAGAGCCTACAATCTAAGAGTAAATTGTGATCAACAATGTCAAGGGTTATGGAGAGTTTATGGAAGATGAGAAATGAGAGGGACATaagagaaatgagaggaaaaagtGGATTTTTCTATTAAGAAATCAATAGCCTTGGAGACAGCAGATTCAGCTGTTCACAAGCCAAATTGTAAGAGGTAATTGCAGACTGACATATACACAGACTCCATCATCTTACTCAGGTAATTCAATTTCCCCATGTGAAGAAGCTGAGAAACTTGCTTCTGGAATAGTCATGATAACATGTAAGAAAATTTCTTTGGAGAGACAGTAGATCACTTACAGATATTCTCCACCTGTTTGTACCTGGCTAACCACATGTTGGAGAGGAGACTAATTGGTTGTAGAGGCATTCAAAAAAGCCTCTCAGTTTCAGCTACTTTCTCATAGTGTCTGGAGAGTCAATGTTGTAAAGAAAGAGTACATGCAGCCTTTTTTCCCAAGACTATTTGGCCCTATGAAAAGATTTATGTCACTGaccattccatttcttcttttctgggGGCAGGGATAGAGCCTCATAACCTTGTGAATTTTGAATGGTCCATGAATGTTTTAATGTTTCAGAGTCTGGGTCTCAGCATTGATACCCCAAGCTGCAAAGAATAGCCTTCAAGAGTGACCTCTAGCACTCTAGCCTCATAGAAACTGAAGACTCCTCAGATAGTAATACTGAAAGTGGGCATGATCTCAGTGGACTATATAGGAACTAAGTAAAGTgagccttctccctcccttccacataTCAAGTGCTGAAGAGGCAAGTATCAGGGAaaatatttgctcatttattCTTACTATCCCTTCAGAATAActatttctttgttaaaaaaaaaaaagtctaattgaACTGGAGTACCTAACAATGGGGGGAATACAAGCTGGTAAGAAGtagcagagaaaaagaaacatgcCACAAACTCCTGAGGGGGAGAGATAGCCCAATCTTGTTCTAAAAAATGAGAACCAGAATGTACAAGCTAccttctgtgataattagattaagtctacactgcccatctttagatttaatcaccaaaggtgaaaatacCTCTAATTCTAGGAGGTCCATAAgccaagtgtgctagagtcaactgactgccccctaggcagtcctatgagaatggtctattgtgattggacatgcaaattaggagggaggaacaggaagtaacgcataagtgacccctttaaaaggagaaggtcctcagtcagtgAAGGTCTTCCTTGGAAGACAGCCTCTGATGAGGACCTCTTCTGATtcgtggaggagtgttggaatgctgagactctggtgggacctctgactgcttccctttgaattgtcacgtgggtaagttaggctgtctctctttctcttcccttggcgtttctggaggctctaccttCAGGGAAGCCTCtattgcctctctaattgtaaaaggccttgtggctagaagccttgtttaattaacctctgtgccccaattgctgggcctctaaattcttacctggtcagggccagagtttctctctctcaatttccctaccttcaaccttcctaactgtaaataaataaacttccataaaagtcaattttgacttgagattattcttaatagAGGATTGAttatagttcaatcctctggtgaccaccttttaatatattgaacccataaaatccccttttcccccttacacctccaggtctctccccactccaatttatctttcatttcatagtcaccaaaataatttttctatagAACAGGTCCAACCATATATCACCCCCATTAATCATTAAAGTACCCtggcttcctattaccttcattataaaatataaaatcttctatttggcattcatATCTTTTTATAATCTCTAGCCCTCTCTtacctttccaactttttttaagcccttgctctctgttttataatcaatacttagcattggttccaaggcagaacagtggtaagggataggcaattggggttaaatgacttgctcaagatctaggaagtgtttgatgccagatttgaacccaggactccaaTCTCCAGACCCGACTCACAAGCCACTAGGCactctagctgcccccttttcagtcttcttataccttattcccaGCCACATACTTTTCAATCCAGTTACTGACATCCTTGCTGTTGTTCTATGAACAAGACACTATCTCTCTgctatgagattttttttagctgtctctcatacctggaatgatttcactcttcatttctacctccttgcttcctttaagtcccaaataaaaaaTCTTCTACAGCAAGCCTTTTCTTAATCTTTCCTAATTCTAGAgtcttccttttcttaattatttcccacTTATCCTGAATATTATTTATTTGAGCTTGCTGTCTCTTCTAGTAAATTGTAAAttaaagtaaattaagtaaaatttaagggaagagattgtcttttgccactttttgcacacccagcacttaacacagtgcctggcacatgataagcatttactaaatgtatATTGACTTACTGAAGAAGGTTGAGAAGCAAGTAGGATATTAGGAAGTAGAATTTCCTAGTTTGGAAGTAAGAGAATAAATATAGAACTGTAAAGAAGTGTGAAAAGGGTGATCAGGAGAGATTTTTCTGACAAAGGGATCTAAATTCAAAGAGTTCTCTATGTACCCAAGCAAGTCCCTTGTGCCAGAAATGATTATGAATTGAAAGTTGGGAGGAACAGACTCTTGTCAGAGAAACCTCCCTTCTCTATAGGTTATAAAACTGGGATATAGAACTGGCCCTGCTTTTAAGAAATTTTCTAGAGCTGTACTTACAACAGGATATAGCAGAggacatttttcttcctttccagtaGTGGTATCTTGTAGCAGAAGCATATTTCAATGAGAGAAATGTGCTTGCCTAAATGAGTCCAAGAATGGAGATGAATTGAATTCTTGGCTGTCTTATTTTgactatttgtttcttttttagaatGCATTCAGAATTGCATTCTTCAGTAATTCAGCTTTCCATCTTTCAGGAGTTCCTGAGTTCTGAAGTCAAGTGTAAATCCTAAGAAAGATTTTCTTAAATACACATTTTTCTGAGAATATTGCTAATAGGATCATCCTGTAGCTAGATAACTGAAGCCAAACCAAGACAAAAGATCAACACCTTTCTAAGTTGTTCAGAGTATGAGACTAAGGTAAATAGATAATACATGTTAAGCAGTCCCACAAAGGGTTTTCTTTACCATAGgatgtatataatacatgtagCAGGctatgaaaatgttttatgttttttgtatatatttagtcTTCTAATCTTTTTTATCTTAGGCAGTTTCTGTGGTGGAAGAAATGAAGACTGTCTCTTATTTCCTTCAAGGCAGCTTAAGAATTACCTTTTATGCAAAGCCTTTCCTTAACTCCAGCTTCCTGTCTCTTCTttccccaaattactttttatttattttgcatatatgctACACACAAACATGAATAGCTTATTTCATTAGATTATATGCCcagggaattttcttttttgaagggaatatttattgaataaagattttaatttttattcttctgtcaAACTAAAGAAACTAggcctaaaattatttttttaattaacaactAAACTTTACTTAAAAATGATCAACTTAAAGATGAAGCATAAAATGCCAAGAAAAAATGGACATTATGATATGTTTGCCTATAGCCTATATACAAACCTATGATTTTGTTCCCTGCCCTGACTTAGTGGCAGgagctcttttatttttatctttataatactGAGTATAGTGCCTGATCCtcaaatatatgtaaagcactttgtaaactttaaagtgttatataaatgttagctattattattattatatacatttattaccTTATGTTCAAGGAAGGATATACTTTAGAAATAACACTGACAATTATAGAGGCTGGAGAGGGGAGATATCAATTAGTAGGTTATTGCAATAATTCAGGTGATAAGGGTCTGAAATAGGGGATAACTGTGAGTAGAAACAAGGGGACTGCTGTTGTAGGAGTAAAATCAACAGGAtgtggcaactgattagatatgggagggaagaagaactATAAGTAGAGGGTGACTATGTTGTAAACCTGAGTGACTAAGGATTATGGTATCCTCAAGAtaaatagagaagttaggaaaagggacgaatttggagggaaagatgagttcaattttggacattaTGATTTTGAGATGCCTCGTGGATATCCAGTTTAAAATATCCATAGACAATTATTGTTATaagactggaactcaggagaTAATAGGGCTAGATAGCTTTAACCCTAGATATATTTGAGAGTTATTGGAATCAATCATTcagtaaacctttattaagtacctactatgggccagacacAGTGCTAAATGTTAAGTGTATAAAAAGTGGTACtaaaaaaattgctctaaagTAGCTCACAAAAAATAATTGtttagaaatgatcattgaatccatggaaTTTGATGTCATCAAATGAGAATACATAAAGTAAAGTATGTAGAGAAAACAGTGAACAGAATCTTAATGTATACCCCTAGTTAAATGACAAAACAGAACTTATGATCCAGCAAAGAAGTCCTAGAAGGAACAGCTAGAcagtagaaggagaaccaggggAAAAGAGTATCTAGGAGAAGGTGATTAATGTGTCAGATGCTGCGCACAGGCTAAGAATAATGACAACTGATAGAAGGCAACTGATTTATCCAATCATTGATGACGTTGGAAAGAACCAGATTCCTGATGCCATATGTTTGAAAATATGGAGGTAAGAAACTGGAGGTAAGGAAGGTAAACAACATTTTTCTAGTAGTTAagctataaaaaaggaaagaaagatatattttaaaaacttgagGGAATAAGAATGTTAAGTAGAAATAGGGCATATTCATAGTTTCAGGGAAGGAgccaggagaaagagagacagagataggataATATATGGGGAAACTTCTGGAGGGGAAAAAGGGGATGGATATAAGCAAAAGTAGATTGGTTGTTTTGAACAAGAAAGAAGGCTATCTGTTCCTCAAGCCTTAAACAAAGGAGCAGAAAGGGCAATGAAGATGAGGGGATTTgaggtaaagaattagaaagaggcAGCTCATGATGGATGAGTTCTTTTCTTACTAGCCTTCAAATCATGCTGTGTTCATTTTGACCATCATTACTATAGCTTTCTATGGGAAAAATTGCACAGACAGGGTTTGGAAGGTTGGAGCAAGGAAATTAACAACGAAGGCaattggaaaggggaagggaaagagatgaagGAGAGTGACAGTTGTTCTCTCTGGGGATTCTTGCCTGGAACTTGGGACAAGAGGGCACTCTCTGCCTCTCAGGATAGAAACTACCTCTATTCCTGGGATTTTCCCAACTGTTTATCTGGATTCCTGTGGATCGTACCATCGACTAAAAGGATTTAAGTGTTGCTGGTTGAACTGTAACGCCTGTTTTAGGGGGCATTAGCCCAAGGAGACAAGCCAAACCAGCTCTGAAGGTCAgaaatctcttttcctctcactGTCTACTtgctaaagactttgaacttaTAAAAGCTAGCATAGATATAGTACAGATTAgaaccctgatggcaaacctatgacacgtgtcagcactgacatgcatagccattttcaatgacacggggccgcatgtggctgcatacagagaaatatgttatttaaacttgtaataatatatttgacagccatgttgaagtcaagatgatggacagttacctgcttagaatgtggaatgaACCGAGCCTGGCAGGAGCGTGGCAGGTGCCAAGGGCAATTAAGGCTcaggtataaaagccaggattttGAACAGAcaatgatctcagatttgagatATTGGGTTGGAAAGGATGGTTTGGGTAGGCCTTGGGTGAGCTTTATTCGACTATCAACCAGCAACCAATTTCAAATTTAATTCATCAATCCTTGTTCCTGGATTTCACTATCAAGAAGAACAACACCACCTTATTCAGCAGAGTAACCTTGATTTAGGTTGGGTCTGTCTGGCCCAACCAGGCTGTCACCTATCAAACTGATCAGCAGTATGTTCAAAGATTATCAATAATACCATTAGCTATAATTAGTCAAGGACTTCCTGTTCTCTTCCAGCCATTatcctgctttcccttccctaatcCTGTTAGtaataaatcttcttaaattTATTTCAGACTTGGGCTTCATCAAGAATCCTAGGACTCTAGTGA
The window above is part of the Gracilinanus agilis isolate LMUSP501 chromosome 4, AgileGrace, whole genome shotgun sequence genome. Proteins encoded here:
- the LOC123245133 gene encoding coiled-coil domain-containing protein 115-like; translation: MAASPRRGFPEVEIQENWSLQSLSTQLDLHLLRLFVELEELEGKREALNARVEEGWFSLSKTRYAMGAKAVSSLQYASSMVPLFRVCISELESGRPEFQVVFTDPKEVQDVTDNEEPKSEAPLTPVLRRRPQPHPQPHGSPLQSTSPTPAPLASLDRDPLTWFGILVPQSLRQAQGSFRGALLIAGEIAELQGRIEWCRTQVQALQKEKQKLLEQLKV